The following is a genomic window from Bacteroidota bacterium.
ACGCTCTACAGCAAAACCACGCACGTAGATGGGTCTGGCCGCAGCGAAGGCGGATCAGGCGGACAACTCGGCCCCTCAAAACCACGCAGCGGCGGCTTCGAACTCGACGAAATGCCCCATTTCCCCGGCGGCGATGCTGAACTCAAAAACTATTTCCTCACAAACCTCAAACCCATAATTACCAACCGCGAACAGCTTAAACGCCTTTCTACAGGACTCAGCTTTGTGGTAAATGCCAAAACCGGCGAAGTCTCGCTGGCCGAACTCTCCTTTTCCATCTCCCCTGAAGTGGATGCCGAAATTATGCGCGTAGTCAAAGCAATGCCCCGCTGGACTCCCGGCTCAAAACGCGGCTTGATTGATGTGCGGTTAGGAATTACGTTTGAATAAAACCACCCCTAATTCTGAAGCTCTTTCTGATTCGCAGAAAGAACCATCTCTGACAAAATTTCTGTCATAGGTTTGTCTTGGATATGGTGCTTCACCCAGATTTGAATTTCATCAAGTCCGGTTGAAAAACCTTTTTTCTCTTTTCTTATTTCAACTAATTTATCGTAAAACTTATTATATACTGGTAGTCTTTCATTTTCATGTACATCAACTAATTTTCGTAATGTTTGTAATAGAACGTCTTCGTAGCCTAAACTTATTTCACTTTGTTTGATGTGACGTTGTACAGAACGAAATGTATATTCAAGTAAATCATACTTGCCTAGTTCAAAAAGCAGCACCAACTGGTGGATTTTGGCATAATGTTGAACGTCCTGACGGCTGTCTGATTTCCCGTCCTGAATAATTTTGTTCAACCATTCGTATGCCCCTTTGTAATTAGATTTAATAAAAAGCAGCGTAGAAATGTTCGAATAAAATGTGAGTTCACGCGCCTTGTTGATTTTGGTTTTGTATTTCTTCATCCCCTTTTCAATTTCAGGAATGAGCGCTTCAGCCTCGTCGAACTGAGCCAGATTCATATGATATAAAAACTCGAAAAAATAAACGTTCTGAAACTGTTCTGCCTCTTCTTCCGCTGAATCACAAGGGATGGATCGAATTCTTTCTAATGTAGCTGGAAACTCCTCAAATCGGTCTATTCGCATACAAATGCTCAAATAGTTGGAAAGCATTTTCTTAAATCTTAAACTTTCCTCTTGCACATATTGGGGAAATCTGTCCCACAGCTGAATTAATCTTAATTGATAATTGTGCGCCTTTATAAAATCATTGCACTGCTGATAATAAATAGACTTTGCAAAAAGATAACTGAAACTCAACTCAAACGAATTGCTATCTGGTTCTTTTTGAAAGAATGGATTTTCGATTAGACGATCTAACTCTTTTAATGTTTCAGGTGAATAGGTTGCCCTATTTCTTTGGTAAAGAAATATGTCATTTTGTAACATTGCTCCATTCTGCCATTCTACCAATTTATCTAACACCTTACGGGTTTCCTCATTGATTTCATGGATTTTTTTGCGAACTTCTTTCGTTTGCTTTTCAGTAACAATGGCTCTTTCCAGTGCAAATACCTCAATTAATACAAGAAACTTATCAAATTCGTACGCCAGCTTTTTCACCTTCTCCAATTCCTTAACCGCTACATCATAAATCCGTTTGTCGATCAGAAACCGGATATCGAGAAGCGACTCTTTAAGCTGCTTATCCACGTTTTTCTCGGCGTGGAAGGTGCGCATGCTTTTTAATACGAAGCGAAAGAGGTAGTTTTTTTCAGACGAAAGGTGCCGTGTTTTGAGCTTGGCTTTGAGTTTGTCCTCATTGTATTCATCCTGATCAAGCACCGCATCAAACAAAAGCATGTAATTATTTTGCTCCCCGATTAAATGGCGGGACGCAAAAATTTTTACATATCGCTTTTCTGCCTGTGTTAAACTATGCAACAACCTGTGCAGATCGTCTGTAGCCTTCATTCTCTTGTGGGGGCGTTTTGCCCGACTAAGCTAAGAATTATTTGACGTTCTGCACTTTTTATAGCCGTATTAATTGAATCTTGACTTCCAAGAATGTGCCTTGTTTTTGTTCTGCTAAACCTTAACCTTTTTGAAAATTGGACGTAGAACTTGCTGAATTCGAATTCGGCCCTAGTAAAATTCAACAATCCCTAGTATTAAATTCACCCTAAAACCTTTTCCCCTCTATGCCTACCCTACCCGCCCGTTACACAATGGGTACATTCTCCATTGTGTTTTTTGAATCGTACAAAAAACTCGGCATTTATGATTTCACCCAGAAAAAAGTAATTGCCGTGCATTCTCTCGTAAATGGAAGAAAAATCTCCATCGACACCTCAACTGACGAACTCGTTTTAGAAGCTGCTCCTTCCACAAGTTTGTTTAAAACAAGCTATCAGATGGATACTTGTGGAGGCACCATTGCACTCACCGATTGTTCAATTGTTATTGGCTTGGGAGACGATAGAGGTATTACAATGAAGGATACCACCTATCCGCTAACCGATTCAGAAAACTGCCCCAATGTGGTGATTAAGTACGAAAGCACAAACAAGATTTGTATTTATACCGCATGCGGCGACCAGAACTGCTCTATTGTAAAGTCAGCATGCAAAACGACGGCTGATGTAACTTCTACATCTGCTTCTTTTTACGATTGATTAACGATGTTTGGTTTACCTGAAAACGTATTGCCTGTTTGCAGTGTAAACGGAAGTATTCGTGAAATACTATTGTTTTATCATTGCCCTGTCAGCGAAAATCCTGCGCTGACGGGGCTTCGTTTTTCAGGACTTATAAATGCGCTTGGGGCAGAGGTGAATGTATATATTCTAATACAATTAGCCCACGGAACCGGAATTGATGAGTTGCCACAGCCAGCACCAAATATTTATTTAATACCAATAAACCCTGATAAAACAACACTTATGCACAGCCTCACAAGCTGGGCGCAGGATGTGGTTATCAGTTTTGAGGACAATGCGGGTTGTAGCTGGTTGTGTGTTGATGAAAACCGGCTGGACCGAAGTGCAATTGAAAAGCTCTGCACGTATTTGCCGGATCTGAAAATTTTACTGCATCCGTTTGGCAGGCTTGCGGGGGGCAATTTGTGGCCGGTAATTGATAAAGACAGCCGTTATCTGATTGCCGGGGCCGATATGCTGCGCGTTCCGGAAAATGAAAATGAGACTGGTTATTCGGCTTCTTCACTCGCGGAGGCGTTTCGTACACCTGCACTCATATTGTCGGGCAGCAGCCCCGAAAGCGGCATGCGAAACGGTATGCAGCCCCTCTTTCATGTGGATCTGTATGTGTGCCCGCTAGGCCGACTTGTTCCGGCCACGCCGCTGCAACACATACTTGTAGCCGAGCTGAAAGCTGAATATTGCCTGGCCGGGCAAAGCGAAAAAACACACCAACTTGCAGCCGCTCTGAACCAAACAGCCCGATGGCTTGAAAATGGCGTAAATGGAATCCGTTTTAGCGTAATACGCGTGCCGGTGCTGGCTTTTGATACGGAACTTGCGCACATTGGCAGCTATACCAATGCCTTTGCCGAGAACAACAACGGCCATTGCCGCCTCATTTTACCCGACTACACACCGCCCGATCCGCTTCCCGGTGTAAACCACCTCTATAAAGTAGCTGTAGAAGCTGTACAAGAGCAACTTAGGTTCGATCTGGAAGCTGCCGGTGTGGCCGAAGTGGTGTTTGCGGCCGATAATTATTTTGAACTTTCGCAGCGGGAAGGCGCTCTTCACTGCCGGGCAAAGGTACTCTCCCGAACACGGCTTCATATTGATTAACAGCACTTTATGAAAATTTAGGGTGCTTTGACATCCAAAAATGCCCCTGAAGTTTGCTTGTAACAGCCCGGGTATTGATGTTACTTCGCTTTGTCAATGAAACACAAAACAGCATAACCCGCTGCGTTTCTCTAAATAAATAATAAAATGTTAGGAGTAATACTCGGTTGCCTCGATTGTCCCGACAAACTGCGTGAGCTTGCCTATGCTGCGAGCATGGTTGCTCAGGCACATGCCGATTCACTTGGCAACGGAGATACTTCTGAAAATGAAAATCCCGGTTTTCAACCCCTGAAAACTTGACGGCTGGTAAATGCGGGATTCCGGCAACCCTGTCGGAATTATTCTAGCGAGTATTGGGTCTTTTGGTTCGTTTCCGGTTCCTTCCCCTCCTAACCCAACACCGCATTATCAATCAGTCGTATAACGCCGAGGCGGGCAGCAATGCAAGCCACGGCGTTTTTCATTTGCCCCTCAGCCACCGGCTGCAGTGAATCGGCATCCACAATCTGAAAATATTCGAGTGTAAAAAGCGGTTCACGGCTTAGCAATGCGGCGGCCTGTTGTTCAATTTCGGCTGCGGGGCATGTACCCCAGAGCGATCTGGCCAGTTCGAGCGACTGATAAATAAGCGGTGCCACGGCCCGCTCATGCGGTTGCAGCCGGCGGTTGCGCGAACTCATGGCAAGGCCATCTGTTTCACGAACAATGGGGCAGGCCACAATGGTTACCGGCAGTTGCAGCTCGGCAGTCATGCGCCGCACAATGGCCAGTTGCTGAAAATCCTTTTGACCAAAGTAAGCGTGGCAGGGTCCGGCTGCATCAAACAGCTTATTTACCACCTGCATCACACCGGCAAAATGCCCGGGCCGGTGTGCGCCTTCCATAAGCTGGTCGAGGCCGTTGAGCGATACGGACAGCGGTGGTTCTTCAAAGCCATCGGGGTACATTTCCGCCACGCCGGGCGCAAAAAGCACATCACAACCCTCATTTTCAAGGAGTTGAGAGTCGGCCTGAAGTGTGCGCGGGTAATTTACCAGGTCTTTGGGGTCGTTAAACTGTGTGGGATTAACAAAAATGCTCACCGCCACCACATCGTTTTCAGCCCGGGCCTGACGCACCAGCCGGCCATGGCCTTCGTGCAGGGCCCCCATAGTAGGTACAAAGCCCACGCGGTGACCTTTGGAACGTTGCCAGTCGAGCCAGCTACGCAGTGCATCGGGATGTGAAACCTGTATCAAAACTGTAATGGGCACATTTTTCGTGCCTGCAAGGCGGCGAAGCTACGGCTTTTCTTGGGGTTTCGGCTTTTAATTCTTATTTTTGTATAATCCTTCACACCAGACATTGATGAAGATTTGTTTTTCGGTCGTCTGTAAGTTGCCCGACTCTCCCTGCAAAACCTTGTCAGGCGGTAAGTTAACCGATGTTCCCGTGCATTAATCGGTAAAAACAATTCTGAAATCCGTGACACCAAACAGTTTCCTGTTTTAGACTATGAAAAAAGCCAGAGTTCTTTTCGTATCACAAGAAATCACTCCGTATCTCGATGAAACCACGATGGGTCAGATCGCCCGCCAGCTTCCTCAGGGTATTCAGGAGCGCGGTAAAGAAATACGGACATTTATGCCCCGTTACGGCTGCATAAACGAACGCCGGAATCAACTCCACGAGGTGATACGTCTCTCGGGCATGAACCTGATTATCAACGATACGGATCATCCGCTAATCATTAAGGTGGCTTCCATTCAGGCCGCGCGTATGCAGGTGTATTTTATTGATAACGACGAGTTTTTTCAGCGCAAATTTATCCTCACCGATAAAAAAGGCCAGTACTTCAACGACAACGACGAGCGCATGATTTTCTTCTGCCGCGGCGTAATTGAAACGGTGAAAAAGCTGGGCTGGGCACCTGATATTGTGCACTGCCACGGCTGGTTTACCTCGCTGATGCCTATTTATTTGAAAAAAGCGTTCCGCGACAACCCACTTTTTGCGGATACCCGCGTCGTATATTCGGTTTACGACGAAGAATTCCCTGATTCACTCCAGAAAAACTTCTCTGCCAAAATTCCGATCGACGGAATTGAGAAGGGTGACGTAGAGCAGGTGGCTAAAGCTCCGACGTTTGCCAATTTGATGAAACTGGCGATAGATTACTCGGACGCTGTAATTAAAGGAGCACCGAAAATCAATCCCGAAGTCGAAAAATATCTTAAAAAAAGCGGGAAAAATGTGCTCGAATACAAAACAGCCGAACAATATATTGATGCTTATTCCGAATTTTACGACGCGGTTTTGGCCGAAGAGCCATCACTCGTTGATTAATCGTATGACAACTACTCCTTCTTTGAATACAACAATGTTGCGGGCGCTCGTGCCCGCTGCATTGTTTATAGCAAGTCTGTTCAGCCTTTCTTCCTGTAAAAAAGAATCAGACATCGGGCTTGGTTTGCAGCCGGGCGACGAACTCCTCAACGCACAATTTACCGATACAATTACGCTCTGGACCAAAACAGAACGCGACGACTCGGTGCGTACCGATAAATCATCCGTTTGCGTAATCGGCAGCAATAACGATCCTGATTTTGGCAAAACGCAGGCCAGCCTTTACACGCAGTTTCTGATTCCGGGCAGTTTGCAAAACATCAACTTCGGCGCTGGCGCT
Proteins encoded in this region:
- a CDS encoding pantoate--beta-alanine ligase produces the protein MQVSHPDALRSWLDWQRSKGHRVGFVPTMGALHEGHGRLVRQARAENDVVAVSIFVNPTQFNDPKDLVNYPRTLQADSQLLENEGCDVLFAPGVAEMYPDGFEEPPLSVSLNGLDQLMEGAHRPGHFAGVMQVVNKLFDAAGPCHAYFGQKDFQQLAIVRRMTAELQLPVTIVACPIVRETDGLAMSSRNRRLQPHERAVAPLIYQSLELARSLWGTCPAAEIEQQAAALLSREPLFTLEYFQIVDADSLQPVAEGQMKNAVACIAARLGVIRLIDNAVLG
- a CDS encoding glycogen/starch synthase; the protein is MKKARVLFVSQEITPYLDETTMGQIARQLPQGIQERGKEIRTFMPRYGCINERRNQLHEVIRLSGMNLIINDTDHPLIIKVASIQAARMQVYFIDNDEFFQRKFILTDKKGQYFNDNDERMIFFCRGVIETVKKLGWAPDIVHCHGWFTSLMPIYLKKAFRDNPLFADTRVVYSVYDEEFPDSLQKNFSAKIPIDGIEKGDVEQVAKAPTFANLMKLAIDYSDAVIKGAPKINPEVEKYLKKSGKNVLEYKTAEQYIDAYSEFYDAVLAEEPSLVD